GACCTCGTCTACGTCGAGGACCCCCTCGACGAGAACGACTACGAGGCTTTCGCCGACCTCACGGACGAGGTGGGCGACCAGACGCTCGTCTGTGGCGACGACCTCTTCGTGACGAACGTCGAGCGCCTCCAGCGCGGCATCGGCGTCGGTGCTGGCAACTCCATCCTCATCAAGCCCAACCAGATCGGGACGTTGACCGACGCGGTCGACGCTATCGAGCTGGCGACCGAGGACGGCTACGAGTCGGTCGTCTCCCACCGCAGCGGCGAGACCGAGGACACGACCATCGCACACCTCGCCGTCGCGACCGCGGCCCCGTTCATCAAGACGGGCGCGGTCGGCGGCGAACGCACAGCCAAACTGAACGAACTCATCCGTATCGAAGACAACGCAGTATGAGCGGCAACGAAAAAGAAGGGCTCGACGCGGCGGACTCCGACTACGACCCGTCCAGCGAGGACGAGGCAGCGGACGCCGACGCCGACCCCGAGACGGCCGACGAACAGGTCGCCGACGCCGAGGACAGTCCCTCGGCCGAGGCCGAAGAAACAACCGAGGACGACGCCGACGCGGGCCCACAGCTCGACGAGGACGTCATGCCCGGCGAGCAGGAGGAAGCGGACCTCCTCATCCCCGTCGAGGACTACCTTGGCGCCGGTGTCCACATCGGGACCCAGCAGAAGACCAAGGACATGGAGCGGTTCATCCACCGCGTCCGGACCGACGGGCTCTACGTGCTGGACGTCTCGATGACCGACGAGCGCATCCGCACGGCCGCGGACTTCCTGGCCAACTACGAGCCCGAGCAGATCCTCGTGGCTTCGTCGCGCCAGTACGGCCGGTTCCCGGCCGAGAAGTTCGCCGACGCCGTCGGTGCTCGTGCTCGAACGGGCCGGTTCATCCCCGGCACGCTGACGAACCCGGACTACGACGGCTACATCGAACCCGACGTCGTGGTCGTCACCGACCCGATCGGTGACTCCCAGGCCGTCAAGGAGGCCATCACGGTGGGCATCCCGGTCATCGCGATGTGTGACTCCAACAACACCACGTCGAACGTCGACCTGGTCGTCCCGACGAACAACAAGGGGCGCAAGGCGCTGTCGGTCGTCTACTGGCTGCTGGCCAACGAGACGCTCGACCGCCGCGGTGCCGAGCCGTCGTACGGACTCGACGACTTCGAGTCCGAGATCTGACGCCCGATTCTCACGATTCGTCCTCCGGTGTGCCTGTCCAGTGGCGACACCTGTCAGCCCGAGCAAAAGACATAGATGCCCCCCACGAGAACGCCAGTCCATGGCAGAAGGCGATTCCCTCCTCAACGCGGCCATCGGGGCCGTCGCGACAGCCCTCCTCAGTGGATTCGTCCCCTTCGCACCGGTCTTCGGTGGCGCACTCGCCGGCTACCTCGAGGGCGGCGAGCGAAACGACGGACTCAGAGTGGGCCTCGTCTCCGGGCTCATCGGCCTCGTGTTCGCGGCAATCCTGTTCGTCCTCTTTTTCGTGGTATTCGTCGTGTTCCTCGGCTTCGCCGGCGCGCCCCGCGGGTTCGGTGCGTTCGGCCTCCTCGTGTTCGTCGTCGGTGGCCTGTTCGGGGCCGTCTACATCGTCGGGCTGAGCGCGCTGGGCGGGTGGCTGGGCAACTACGTCAAGAACGACACCAGCCTCGGCAGCTGAGTCCGGCTTCGGGAGCAACTATTTTGCTCCTGCCGACGAGAGTGCGTCCAGAGATGCGAGAGCCGCTCGTCGACGCCGGGTGGGGGGCCCTGGTGACGCTGGCGCTGTCGGTCGTCCCGTTCTCGACGGCGCTGGGCGGGGCCGTCGCGGCCACCCGGCACGGTGGCGGGTACGGGACGGGCCTGGCACTCGGGACGCTGGCGGGCATCGTCGCGATGGTGCCCCTCCTCGTGCTGTTTGTCCCGGCGCTGTTCCTCGCCGGGCAGCTCGGGCTCGGCATCCCGCCCGGGGCGCCGGGCTACGAGCTCTTCCTCGCGCTGGTCGCCGCGTTCTTCCTGACGTACACCGTCGGCCTGAGCGCTCTTGGCGGGCTGGGCGGCGCGTGGGCCGCGACCCACACCGACTGGGACCTCGACCCGGCGCGCTGGCTGTGAGGGTGGGGCCAAACGAGTTGGCACATGATTCAAACGTATCCGGTCCTACTTCTCCCTCGATGACAACTCTGCCGCCCGGCCCGAAGGGCGAACCCCTGTTCGGGAGCAGTCGGACGTACGCGCGCGACCCGTTCCGGTTCATCTCGGCCCTGGAGCGGGCCTACGGGGACGTGACCCGCTTCGACATGGGGCCGATGGACACCTACATGATCTGCGACCCGACGGCCATCGAGCGCATCCTCGTCTCGGAGGCCGACCGGTTCCGCAAGCCGGACTTCCGGGGCGACGCGCTGGGGGACCTGCTGGGCGAGGGGCTGCTGTTGAGCGAGGGCGAGACGTGGGAACGGCAACGCCAGCTGGCGAACCCGGCGTTCTCGATGTCACGGCTCTCGGGGATGGCCGACCGCATCACCGGCCACGCGACGGACCGGCTGGAAGGGTGGGACCCGGGCGACGTCGTCGACGTCGAGCGGGAGATGACACGGACGACGCTCGACGTCATCCTCGATCTGATGATGGGCGTCGAGCTCTCCGAGGAGCGGGTCCGGACCATCGAGGAGCAGCTCGTGCCGCTGGGCCAGCGCTTCGAACCGGACCCCATCCGCTTTGCCGCCCCGCGGTGGATGCCCATGCCCGACGACGCGGCCTTCGATTCGGCCGTCGCGACGCTGGACTCGGTTCTGGACGACGTCATCGCCGTCCGTGAGGAGACCGTCGGTACCGACGCGGACGGCCCGATGGACTTCCTCTCGATTCTCATCCGCGCTCGCGACGACGGCGTCGAGTCCCCCGAGCAGCTGCGCGACGAGATGATGACGATGCTGCTGGCCGGCCACGACACGACGGCGCTGACGCTGACCTACACCTGGTTCCTGCTCTCGGAACACCCCGAGGCGGAACGGCGGGTCCACGAGGAACTCGACGCGGTGGTCGGCGACGCCGAACCGGGGATGGAACACGTCCGCGACCTCGAGTACTTAGAGTGGGTCATCCAGGAGGCGATGCGCCTGTACCCGCCCGTCTACACCATCTTCCGGGAACCCACGGAGGACGTGACGCTGTCGGGCTACCCCGCCGAAGCTGGTACGACGCTGATGCTCCCCCAGTGGGGCGTCCACCGCTCGGCGCGGTTCTACGACGACCCGGAGACGTTCGACCCCGAGCGCTGGCGGCCGGAGCGAGCCAAGCAGCGCCCACGGTTCGCGTACTTCCCGTTCGGCGGCGGCCCGCGTCACTGCATCGGCAAGCACCTGGCGATGCTCGAGGCACAGCTCATCGTCGCGGCCACGGCGCAGCGCTTCCGCCTGGAGTTCCTCGGTGAGACGCCGCTGGAACTGCTGCCCTCGCTGACGGCCCACCCACGCCAGGAGATGCAGATGCGTGTGGTGGAACGCTGACGTCGCCGGTCCGAAAACACCTAACACGCAGGGCGTTCACGGGCGGGTATGGTCACGTCGAGCGCTCCCGGGAAGGTGTACCTGTTCGGGGAGCACGCAGTCGTCTACGGTGAGCCGGCGGTCCCCTGTGCCATCGAGCGCCGGGCCCGCGTGACGGCCACCGAGCGAGCAGAGGGGTTGCGCATCCACGCCGAGGACCTCACACTCGACGGGTACACCGTCGAGTACACCGGCGCGGAGGGGGACCGACCGGACATCGACGTCTCGGACTCGCTGGTCGAGGCCGGCATCGGCTACATCCAGGCGGCCGTCGAGCAGGCCCGGGACGCGGCCGACCGGCCCGACGCCGGGTTCGAGATCGTCGTCGAGAGCGACATCCCGCTGGGTGCGGGACTTGGCTCCTCGGCGGCCGTCGTCGTCGCCGCCATCGACGCCGCCACGCGGGAACTGGGCGTCGAACTCGCCCCCGAGGAGATCGCCGAGCGCGCCTACCAGGTCGAGTACGAGGTCCAGGACGGTCAGGCCTCCCGGGCCGACACCTTCTGCTCGGCGATGGGCGGCGCCGTCCGGGTCGAGGGCGACGACTGCCGGCGCATCGAGGGCGTCGACGCGCTCCCCTTTGTCATCGGCTACGACGGCGGCGCCGGTGACACCGGGAAACTCGTCGCGGGCGTCCGCGAGCTGCGCGAGGAGTACGACTTCGCGGCCGACACGGTCGCGGCCATCGGCGACGTGGTCCGCGAGGGAGAGTCCGTCCTCGGGACGAGCGACTACGAGACGCTGGGCGAGCTGATGGACTTCAACCACGGCCTGCTCTCGGCGCTGGGGGTCTCCTCGCGCTCGCTGGACGCGATGGTGTGGGCCGCCCGCGACGCCGACGCGCTGGGCGCGAAGCTGACGGGCGCCGGCGGCGGCGGGTGTATCGTCGCCCTCGACGAGACCGACGAGACGCTGACGGCGCTGCGCTACACCCCCGGCTGTGCCCGGGCGTTCCGCGCCGAGCTGGCGACCGACGGAATCTGCAAGGAATGACCGTCGTCCTGAAGCTGGGCGGGAGCGTGGTGACCGAGAAGGACCGCCCCGAGACCGTCGACGACGGGGCGCTCGCGCACGCCGCCGATGCCGTCGCGGCCGCCGACCACGACATAGTCCTCGTCCACGGCGGCGGGAGCTTCGGCCACCACCACGCCGCCGAGTACGGCGTCAGCACGACCGAGGGGACCCGCGACCCAGAGGGCGTCCGAGCCATTCACGGCGCGATGAGGCGCCTCAACGACGCCGTCGTGAGCGCACTCGCCGAGCGAGACGTCCCGGCGGTCCCCGTTCACCCGTTCTCCGCCGGCGCTCGCGACGCCGCGGGCGACCTGACGTTGCCGACCGCCCAGGTCCGGACGCTGCTCGCAGAGGGCTTCGTCCCCGTCCTCCACGGCGATCTCGTGGCCCACGCGGGGCGAGGTGCGACGGTGCTCAGCGGCGACGAACTGGTCGTCGAACTGGCGCCGGCGGTCGACGCTGACCGCGTCGGGGTCTGTTCGACGGTCCCCGGGGTCCTGGACGAGGCGGGCGACGTCGTCGAGCACATCGCGGCCTTCGAGGACGTGGCGGCCGCTCTCGGCGGGAGCGACGCGACGGACGTCTCGGGTGGGATGGCTGCGAAGGTCAGGGCACTCCTCACACTTGACGCGCCGGCACAGGTCTTCGGCCCCGACTCGCTTGGGGCCTTCCTCGATGGCGAGTCGCCGGGGACGACCATCGAGGGCGGGCACCCAGGCGCCGGCGCGGAGTAAGGTCGGCGTAACCTATTTCAGCGGCGTTATCGATTGTGGACCCATGACCGCTGTTGGCCTCGCTGACCTCTACCGCTACGGTACTCGGTTTCTGGGCGCCCTCCTGGTCGTACTGCTCGCGAGTGCGCTCCTGGCCGGTGCCGGCGTCGCTCTCGTCGGCACCGGGCAGCTCGCCTCGCTCTCCGGCGGTGGCGGGAGTCGCGCGATAGCGGGCGTCGTGCTCATCGCGCTGGGCGCCCTGGTCGCCCTGTCTGGCCTCGTCGGCCTCGGACACAAGCTCATCGCAGACGCCGTCATGGTCGGGACGGCGGCCGCCGCTGTCCGGGACGGACCGGCCGCCGAAGACACGCCGGCCGCCGACGAGTCGTCGGCGGACGCGGCCGAGACGGCTGCGAGTGCTGCCGCAGCGGGCGCAGCGGCCCGCAGCGACAGCGAGGCCACGGCCGGGGAGACCGCGGCCGAGCCAGCCGACTCGGGTCCGGACTCGTCGCCCGACCACGCGACCGACCCGTCGAGTTCCCACACCCACGCGGACCCGTCGAGTTCGGCCCCCACCGCCGACCCGGTCAGTACGGACCAGTCGTCTCCCGACTCGCAGGCAGCGCCCGGAGACGACACACCCGCCCCTGGGGCGACCGACGATGGTCCCGCTCAGCCACCGGCGGCCGAAGCGGCGTCGGACGAGGCGCACGACGCCGACGAGGGTGCTGCCGGTCCCGCCGGCGACGACTCGTCGGCGGCCGACCAGTCGGTGGCGGACCTGAAGGCGGACGACTTCCAGCCGAAAGTGTCGACCGAGTCT
The DNA window shown above is from Haloarcula halobia and carries:
- the rpsB gene encoding 30S ribosomal protein S2; translation: MSGNEKEGLDAADSDYDPSSEDEAADADADPETADEQVADAEDSPSAEAEETTEDDADAGPQLDEDVMPGEQEEADLLIPVEDYLGAGVHIGTQQKTKDMERFIHRVRTDGLYVLDVSMTDERIRTAADFLANYEPEQILVASSRQYGRFPAEKFADAVGARARTGRFIPGTLTNPDYDGYIEPDVVVVTDPIGDSQAVKEAITVGIPVIAMCDSNNTTSNVDLVVPTNNKGRKALSVVYWLLANETLDRRGAEPSYGLDDFESEI
- a CDS encoding DUF5518 domain-containing protein, producing MAEGDSLLNAAIGAVATALLSGFVPFAPVFGGALAGYLEGGERNDGLRVGLVSGLIGLVFAAILFVLFFVVFVVFLGFAGAPRGFGAFGLLVFVVGGLFGAVYIVGLSALGGWLGNYVKNDTSLGS
- a CDS encoding DUF5518 domain-containing protein is translated as MREPLVDAGWGALVTLALSVVPFSTALGGAVAATRHGGGYGTGLALGTLAGIVAMVPLLVLFVPALFLAGQLGLGIPPGAPGYELFLALVAAFFLTYTVGLSALGGLGGAWAATHTDWDLDPARWL
- a CDS encoding cytochrome P450, whose product is MTTLPPGPKGEPLFGSSRTYARDPFRFISALERAYGDVTRFDMGPMDTYMICDPTAIERILVSEADRFRKPDFRGDALGDLLGEGLLLSEGETWERQRQLANPAFSMSRLSGMADRITGHATDRLEGWDPGDVVDVEREMTRTTLDVILDLMMGVELSEERVRTIEEQLVPLGQRFEPDPIRFAAPRWMPMPDDAAFDSAVATLDSVLDDVIAVREETVGTDADGPMDFLSILIRARDDGVESPEQLRDEMMTMLLAGHDTTALTLTYTWFLLSEHPEAERRVHEELDAVVGDAEPGMEHVRDLEYLEWVIQEAMRLYPPVYTIFREPTEDVTLSGYPAEAGTTLMLPQWGVHRSARFYDDPETFDPERWRPERAKQRPRFAYFPFGGGPRHCIGKHLAMLEAQLIVAATAQRFRLEFLGETPLELLPSLTAHPRQEMQMRVVER
- the mvk gene encoding mevalonate kinase, whose amino-acid sequence is MVTSSAPGKVYLFGEHAVVYGEPAVPCAIERRARVTATERAEGLRIHAEDLTLDGYTVEYTGAEGDRPDIDVSDSLVEAGIGYIQAAVEQARDAADRPDAGFEIVVESDIPLGAGLGSSAAVVVAAIDAATRELGVELAPEEIAERAYQVEYEVQDGQASRADTFCSAMGGAVRVEGDDCRRIEGVDALPFVIGYDGGAGDTGKLVAGVRELREEYDFAADTVAAIGDVVREGESVLGTSDYETLGELMDFNHGLLSALGVSSRSLDAMVWAARDADALGAKLTGAGGGGCIVALDETDETLTALRYTPGCARAFRAELATDGICKE
- a CDS encoding isopentenyl phosphate kinase; the encoded protein is MTVVLKLGGSVVTEKDRPETVDDGALAHAADAVAAADHDIVLVHGGGSFGHHHAAEYGVSTTEGTRDPEGVRAIHGAMRRLNDAVVSALAERDVPAVPVHPFSAGARDAAGDLTLPTAQVRTLLAEGFVPVLHGDLVAHAGRGATVLSGDELVVELAPAVDADRVGVCSTVPGVLDEAGDVVEHIAAFEDVAAALGGSDATDVSGGMAAKVRALLTLDAPAQVFGPDSLGAFLDGESPGTTIEGGHPGAGAE